One stretch of Acropora muricata isolate sample 2 chromosome 12, ASM3666990v1, whole genome shotgun sequence DNA includes these proteins:
- the LOC136891907 gene encoding uncharacterized protein — protein sequence MPNQFQKDCLNAHNNYRAQHGAPPLKWSSKLASDAEKWAKELVKLNRLQHHTGDDGENLAFASGYEMSGQRAVDMWYEEIKDYSFRNPGFSSGTGHFTQVIWIDSVEMGVAKATNAKGTQFVVARYNPPGNVLGSFPENVKPKGSKISERSQKPYGKRPGGKTVTVTTPLTGEATNKPQTTREFNNELLKTHNTIRSQHSAAPLKWSSKLAAEAQRWAEDLASRNCIQPSGSNDYGENMAYMSGGQLTGKKVTDMWYEEHDKYSYGNPGFSKTTGHFTQIVWQSSKEMGAGKAVSSTGAQFVVARYQPPGNVRGQFPENVKPSSNAGGEKSCCVIL from the exons ATGCCAAATCAGTTTCAAAAGGATTGCTTAAATGCCCACAACAATTATCGAGCTCAACACGGCGCTCCTCCATTGAAATGGTCATCCAAACTCGCATCAGATGCTGAGAAATGGGCGAAGGAACTTGTGAAGCTAAATCGCCTTCAACATCACACTGGAGATGATGGGGAAAATCTGGCTTTTGCTTCAG GTTATGAAATGTCAGGACAGAGAGCCGTTGATATGTGGTATGAAGAAATCAAAGATTATAGTTTCAGGAATCCGGGTTTCTCATCAGGCACTGGCCATTTCACTCAAGTGATCTGGATAGATTCAGTGGAAATGGGCGTTGCCAAAGCCACAAATGCCAAAGGAACACAGTTTGTTGTCGCGCGTTATAATCCACCTGGAAATGTATTGGGTAGTTTCCCAGAAAATGTCAAACCAAAAGGATCCAAAATATCCGAGCGGTCTCAGAAACCTTACGGCAAAAGACCAGGTGGAAAGACTGTAACTGTTACAACTCCTCTCACTGGTGAAGCGACCAACAAACCTC aaaCCACCAGAGAATTCAATAACGAGCTTCTAAAGACACACAACACAATTCGCTCTCAACACAGCGCCGCTCCTTTGAAGTGGAGCTCCAAACTGGCAGCGGAGGCGCAAAGATGGGCAGAAGACTTAGCAAGCAGAAACTGCATTCAACCCAGTGGCTCCAATGATTACGGCGAAAACATGGCTTATATGTCAG GTGGTCAACTTACTGGAAAAAAAGTGACAGATATGTGGTATGAAGAACACGATAAGTACAGCTACGGGAACCCAGGCTTTTCCAAGACTACTGGTCACTTCACGCAGATTGTGTGGCAGAGTTCCAAGGAAATGGGTGCCGGGAAAGCTGTTAGTTCCACTGGGGCCCAGTTTGTCGTTGCGCGATATCAACCCCCCGGAAATGTACGAGGGCAGTTCCCAGAAAACGTGAAACCTTCTAGTAATGCGGGAG GTGAAAAAAGTTGTTGTGTTATCTTGTGA